In Agrobacterium sp. RAC06, a single window of DNA contains:
- a CDS encoding ABC transporter ATP-binding protein: protein MPPIISINSLSKTYSNGFKALDSVSFDIEEGEILALLGPNGAGKTTLISIICGMTNPSGGQVTVSGHDVVKDFRKTRAEIGLVPQELTTDMFETVFNTVSFSRGLHGKKPDPAYIDQILRDLSLYEKRNNALRELSGGMKRRVLIAKALSHQPRILFLDEPTAGVDVALRKDMWQLVERLRKTGVTIILTTHYIEEAQGIADRVGVINRGKLLLVEEKNALMRKLGRKQLTIVLTEPIQAIPADLAGYSLSLGEDGRELVYDYELGSEDGEIARLLAAIDAAGLKFSDVSTRQTSLEDIFVSLIGEAA from the coding sequence ATGCCTCCCATTATTTCTATCAATTCTCTCTCCAAGACCTATTCCAACGGTTTCAAGGCGCTCGACAGCGTCAGTTTCGACATTGAAGAAGGCGAGATCCTCGCACTTCTCGGTCCCAACGGCGCCGGCAAGACGACGCTGATCTCGATCATCTGCGGCATGACCAATCCCAGTGGCGGGCAGGTGACGGTCTCCGGTCATGACGTGGTCAAGGACTTTCGCAAGACCCGGGCCGAGATCGGTCTGGTGCCGCAGGAACTGACGACCGACATGTTCGAGACGGTGTTCAACACAGTCAGTTTCTCGCGGGGCCTGCACGGCAAGAAGCCCGATCCCGCCTATATCGACCAGATCCTTAGGGATCTCAGCCTCTACGAGAAACGCAACAATGCGCTTCGCGAATTGTCGGGTGGCATGAAGCGGCGGGTGTTGATCGCCAAGGCGCTGTCGCACCAGCCGCGCATCCTCTTCCTCGACGAGCCCACCGCCGGCGTCGACGTGGCGCTGCGCAAGGACATGTGGCAGCTCGTCGAGCGCCTGCGCAAGACCGGCGTGACCATCATCCTCACCACCCACTACATCGAGGAGGCGCAGGGCATCGCCGACCGTGTGGGCGTCATCAATCGTGGCAAGCTGCTGCTGGTCGAGGAGAAGAATGCGCTGATGCGCAAGCTCGGGCGCAAGCAATTGACCATCGTGCTCACCGAACCCATCCAGGCGATACCGGCAGACCTCGCCGGCTATTCGCTCTCACTCGGCGAAGACGGACGCGAACTCGTCTACGACTATGAACTTGGAAGCGAAGACGGTGAGATTGCCCGGCTTCTGGCTGCGATCGATGCCGCCGGCCTGAAATTTAGCGATGTCTCCACGCGCCAGACGTCTCTGGAGGACATTTTCGTCTCGCTGATCGGAGAGGCTGCATGA
- a CDS encoding TIGR02281 family clan AA aspartic protease, translated as MMRFVIGIAILAIGLVILVMNHDSGQSFGLDNEAFGRLVVALPILLMISAGILVGRRNLGQSLRQMAIWVLIALVLVTGYLYRGDFRSVGERVLAGLIPGRAITVTTADGSAEVILHKALGGHFETTVEIGAVAVPVLIDTGASSVALRYEDAMLMGIDPGELSFTRTVLTANGRASAAPLRIPEMRLGPIIRTNVDAVVLEEGLLDQSLLGMSFLSTLSSMQMQTDELRLRD; from the coding sequence CTGATGCGGTTTGTTATCGGCATCGCCATTCTCGCGATCGGCCTTGTCATTCTCGTGATGAACCACGATAGCGGCCAAAGCTTCGGCTTGGACAACGAAGCCTTCGGCCGCCTGGTCGTGGCGCTCCCAATCCTGCTGATGATCTCAGCCGGCATTCTGGTCGGCCGGCGCAATCTGGGCCAAAGCCTGCGCCAGATGGCGATCTGGGTACTGATCGCTCTCGTCCTCGTCACCGGCTATCTCTATCGCGGCGATTTTCGCAGCGTTGGCGAGCGCGTCTTGGCAGGCCTGATTCCGGGACGGGCGATTACAGTAACGACAGCCGATGGTTCCGCCGAAGTGATCCTGCACAAGGCGCTCGGTGGGCATTTCGAGACCACGGTCGAGATTGGAGCCGTCGCAGTACCCGTGCTGATCGACACCGGAGCGAGTTCCGTCGCACTGCGTTACGAGGACGCCATGCTGATGGGCATCGATCCCGGCGAGCTTAGCTTCACCCGCACGGTGCTTACCGCCAACGGCCGCGCCTCCGCAGCCCCCTTGCGCATTCCCGAAATGCGGCTCGGCCCGATCATCCGCACAAACGTGGATGCTGTCGTGCTCGAAGAAGGCCTGCTCGACCAGAGCCTTCTCGGCATGAGTTTTCTCTCGACCCTGAGTTCCATGCAGATGCAGACAGACGAACTCAGGCTGCGCGACTGA
- a CDS encoding ABC transporter permease, with product MNIEAIKSIYVYEMARMRRTLLQSVISPVLSTALYFIVFGAAVGSRMEEIGGVSYGAFITPGLIMLALITQCVSNGSAGIYFPKFTGTIYEILSAPVAMTEILIGYVGAAATKGMMIGLIILATAMFFVDLQIEHPALMLFFMVLTSITFSLAGFIIGILAKNFEQLSLVPSLVVPPLTFLGGTFYSIDMLPPFWQAVSHLNPVLYLVSGFRWSFFEVSDVHPLISLGMIAVFLAACLGFLAWIFRTGYKLRP from the coding sequence ATGAACATCGAAGCGATCAAGTCCATCTATGTCTACGAGATGGCACGGATGCGCCGCACACTGCTGCAGAGCGTGATCTCGCCCGTCCTGTCCACAGCGCTCTATTTCATCGTCTTCGGGGCAGCCGTTGGCTCGCGCATGGAAGAGATCGGCGGTGTCTCCTATGGCGCCTTCATCACGCCCGGTCTGATCATGCTGGCGCTGATCACCCAATGCGTCTCGAATGGTTCGGCGGGCATCTATTTCCCGAAGTTCACCGGCACGATTTATGAAATCCTCTCGGCGCCGGTGGCGATGACGGAGATCCTGATCGGCTATGTCGGAGCTGCTGCCACGAAGGGCATGATGATTGGGCTGATCATCTTGGCAACGGCGATGTTCTTCGTCGATCTGCAGATCGAACATCCCGCGCTCATGCTGTTTTTCATGGTGCTCACATCGATCACATTCAGCCTCGCCGGCTTCATCATCGGCATTCTGGCGAAGAATTTCGAGCAGTTGAGCCTCGTGCCGTCGCTGGTCGTGCCGCCGCTCACCTTCCTGGGCGGCACCTTCTACTCGATCGACATGCTGCCGCCGTTCTGGCAGGCGGTGAGCCATCTCAATCCGGTGCTCTATCTGGTGAGCGGTTTCCGCTGGAGCTTCTTCGAGGTGTCGGATGTGCATCCGCTCATCAGCCTCGGCATGATCGCTGTCTTCCTCGCTGCGTGCCTTGGTTTTCTCGCCTGGATCTTCAGGACGGGCTACAAGCTCCGGCCCTGA
- a CDS encoding diguanylate cyclase, with protein MRHRLENDFFCQVTQCASADVFRNVVRGGEKFDVAVVDLNLPGASDGEILDAVIAQGIPAVVFTADFNRDLRERLLQKGVADYHVKNNEGAIDLVVSSVLRLLGNRQVGVLVVDDLPSARAMLADLLRVQKFQVYEASTGYQAMDILTRQPHIELVITDYNMPDMDGYELTRRIRRDHNSDRLRIIGISSSADRLLSASFLKAGANDFVYRPYVIEELQCRIQHNIETLAQLRQLRVAAFSDYLTGLPNRRFFFDEGPAQVAGRLERREPCCIAMLDIDHFKKLNDTYGHEIGDRVLQAVGAKLARRLDGSGHLMARLGGEEFSVLMLGLDVEKGSALCETLRREIESLRVALDDQDINVTISIGLAEIAGRESFSNYLAAADQLLYLAKSYGRNRVYSETMLS; from the coding sequence ATGCGTCACCGATTGGAAAACGACTTCTTCTGCCAGGTGACCCAATGCGCCTCGGCAGACGTCTTTCGCAACGTGGTGCGCGGCGGTGAGAAGTTCGACGTCGCAGTCGTCGATTTGAACCTGCCCGGTGCATCGGACGGCGAAATTCTTGATGCCGTGATCGCTCAAGGAATTCCGGCGGTCGTGTTCACTGCCGACTTCAATCGTGACCTGCGCGAGCGTCTGCTGCAGAAAGGCGTCGCCGATTACCACGTCAAGAACAATGAAGGCGCGATCGACCTCGTCGTCTCGTCGGTCTTGCGCCTCCTTGGCAATCGACAGGTCGGCGTGCTCGTCGTCGACGACCTGCCTTCGGCCCGGGCCATGCTGGCCGATCTCCTGCGTGTGCAGAAGTTCCAGGTCTACGAGGCGTCGACCGGATATCAGGCCATGGATATCCTGACGCGCCAGCCGCATATCGAGCTCGTGATTACCGATTACAACATGCCTGACATGGACGGCTATGAACTGACGCGACGAATCCGTCGCGACCACAATAGCGACCGTCTGAGGATCATCGGCATTTCCTCGTCCGCCGACCGCCTCTTGTCGGCAAGCTTCCTGAAGGCCGGCGCGAATGACTTTGTCTATCGTCCCTATGTCATCGAGGAGTTGCAGTGCCGTATCCAGCACAATATCGAAACGCTTGCGCAGCTCAGGCAGCTCCGCGTGGCCGCGTTCAGCGATTATCTGACAGGTCTTCCTAATCGTCGCTTCTTTTTCGACGAGGGGCCGGCGCAAGTGGCAGGACGTCTCGAGCGGCGCGAGCCATGCTGCATCGCCATGCTCGACATTGATCATTTCAAGAAGCTCAACGACACCTATGGCCATGAAATCGGCGACCGGGTTCTGCAGGCGGTCGGTGCCAAGCTCGCGCGCCGGCTCGACGGCAGCGGTCACCTCATGGCCCGGCTTGGTGGCGAGGAGTTCAGTGTCTTGATGCTGGGCCTCGATGTCGAAAAGGGATCAGCGCTCTGCGAGACATTGCGGCGCGAGATCGAGAGCCTGCGAGTGGCACTCGACGACCAGGATATCAACGTGACCATCTCGATCGGGCTTGCGGAAATCGCCGGACGGGAGAGTTTCAGCAATTATCTCGCAGCGGCCGACCAGTTGCTTTACCTCGCGAAGAGCTACGGCCGGAACCGTGTCTATTCCGAGACCATGCTTTCCTGA
- a CDS encoding diacylglycerol kinase produces the protein MSDRTSKPGDAEPLASKVIKKKTGIAHLFAAAQYSAQGFRRLIQEAAFRHELLAFVGGLVVFVLVGASLFEFLGFVVLMMLMFSVEALNTAIEELVDRISPEISTVGRNAKDLGSFAVFCLIMANGAFAAYVVISRLFLA, from the coding sequence ATGAGTGATCGCACATCAAAGCCCGGCGATGCGGAGCCGCTCGCCTCTAAAGTCATCAAGAAGAAGACAGGTATCGCGCATCTCTTTGCCGCCGCTCAGTATTCGGCTCAGGGATTTCGACGTCTGATCCAGGAGGCGGCCTTCCGGCATGAGCTTCTGGCGTTTGTCGGCGGTCTGGTCGTGTTCGTTCTCGTCGGTGCGAGCCTCTTTGAATTCCTCGGCTTCGTCGTTCTGATGATGCTGATGTTTTCGGTGGAGGCGCTCAACACCGCGATCGAAGAACTCGTCGACCGCATCTCGCCGGAGATCTCGACGGTCGGCCGCAATGCCAAGGATCTCGGATCCTTCGCCGTCTTCTGCCTGATCATGGCCAATGGCGCATTTGCTGCTTACGTCGTGATCAGCCGGCTGTTTCTCGCCTGA
- a CDS encoding adenosylcobinamide-GDP ribazoletransferase, whose protein sequence is MQVVENLVTETARAISFLSRLSVPDRFFAGHDGSLSRTVAGFPLAGLIIALPAASIMALLSASGVDPVLVALIGIGLQVMLTGALHEDGLSDTADGLGGGRSREKALAIMKDSRIGTYGALALILSIALRVAALAILIETLPPLAMALAWLAAANLSRSLMVWHWSALPSARPDGVAGSAGAPDPEATRIALFLGGVLTAGIGLLALPFHAWSAAGLFAAGIVAAFTRHCRRRIEGHTGDTIGASQQLCEIAFLVALAIIL, encoded by the coding sequence ATGCAGGTCGTCGAGAACCTAGTCACGGAAACGGCGCGTGCCATTTCCTTCCTCAGCCGCCTGTCGGTACCGGATCGCTTCTTTGCAGGCCATGACGGAAGCCTTAGCCGCACGGTCGCCGGATTCCCGCTGGCTGGCCTGATCATCGCCCTCCCCGCTGCCTCGATCATGGCACTCCTGTCGGCCTCCGGTGTCGACCCGGTGCTTGTGGCTCTGATAGGTATCGGGCTGCAGGTCATGCTGACCGGCGCCCTGCACGAGGACGGCCTGTCAGACACCGCGGACGGGCTCGGAGGTGGTCGCAGCCGCGAGAAGGCGCTGGCGATCATGAAGGATAGCCGCATTGGCACCTATGGTGCGCTGGCGCTGATCCTGTCGATCGCGCTCCGTGTCGCGGCGCTCGCGATCCTGATCGAAACCCTACCACCGCTTGCCATGGCCCTTGCCTGGCTGGCTGCAGCAAACCTCAGCCGAAGCCTGATGGTCTGGCACTGGTCCGCCCTGCCCTCGGCTCGGCCGGATGGCGTGGCTGGATCGGCCGGCGCCCCTGATCCGGAGGCGACGCGCATAGCCCTCTTTCTCGGTGGCGTATTGACGGCCGGCATCGGCCTCCTTGCCCTCCCGTTCCACGCGTGGTCTGCCGCCGGCCTGTTTGCGGCCGGCATCGTGGCGGCCTTCACGCGCCACTGCCGCAGGCGCATCGAGGGGCATACCGGCGACACGATCGGCGCCAGTCAACAACTCTGCGAGATCGCCTTCCTCGTGGCCCTTGCCATCATTCTCTGA
- a CDS encoding DUF1289 domain-containing protein, with amino-acid sequence MESPCIMICSIDDKTGYCFGCGRTREEIGLWTSYTGLERRSIMAELPARLENVERKPRRETRRTRLVREREGG; translated from the coding sequence ATGGAATCTCCCTGCATTATGATCTGTTCGATCGATGACAAGACCGGCTACTGCTTCGGATGCGGCCGAACGCGCGAAGAGATCGGCCTGTGGACGAGCTATACCGGCCTCGAGCGGCGATCGATCATGGCTGAACTGCCGGCGCGGCTCGAAAACGTCGAGCGCAAGCCCCGCCGCGAGACACGCCGCACGCGCCTGGTGCGTGAACGCGAGGGCGGCTGA
- the cobT gene encoding nicotinate-nucleotide--dimethylbenzimidazole phosphoribosyltransferase yields MSVTGLPFDDFRTLLRDLPGPSTAALVAARERDKQLTKPPGALGRLEEIAMWLAAWSGRAPAVNRPLVAIFAGNHGVTKHGITPFPPSVTQQMVENFAAGGAAINQICVTHDLGLKIFDLALDYPTGDITCEAALSERDCAATMAFGMEAIAGGTDLLCIGEMGIGNTTIAAAINLALYGGEAEDWVGPGTGSEGDVLARKVAAVKQAVEFHREHLSDPLEVLRRLGGREIAAMAGAILAARMEKIPVLIDGYVATAAASILKAANPSALDHCLIGHVSGEPGHLRAIERLGKTPLLALGMRLGEGTGAALAAGIVKAAAACHSGMATFEQAGVSNKSHE; encoded by the coding sequence ATGAGCGTTACCGGCCTGCCATTCGACGATTTTCGCACGCTGTTGCGTGACCTGCCGGGACCCAGCACTGCGGCGCTCGTGGCGGCGCGCGAACGCGACAAGCAACTGACCAAGCCGCCGGGCGCGCTTGGACGGCTCGAAGAGATTGCCATGTGGCTTGCCGCCTGGAGTGGTCGCGCGCCTGCGGTCAATCGTCCACTGGTCGCGATCTTCGCCGGCAATCACGGGGTTACCAAGCATGGCATCACGCCGTTCCCGCCGTCGGTCACCCAGCAGATGGTCGAGAATTTTGCAGCCGGCGGCGCTGCCATCAACCAGATCTGCGTGACGCATGATCTCGGCCTGAAGATCTTTGACCTCGCGCTCGACTATCCGACCGGCGACATCACCTGTGAAGCGGCACTGTCGGAGCGCGATTGCGCCGCGACCATGGCCTTCGGCATGGAGGCGATTGCCGGCGGAACCGATCTTCTTTGCATCGGTGAAATGGGCATCGGCAACACGACGATTGCGGCCGCGATCAATCTCGCGCTCTATGGCGGCGAGGCAGAGGACTGGGTCGGTCCGGGCACTGGCTCGGAAGGCGATGTTTTGGCGCGCAAGGTTGCCGCCGTCAAGCAGGCGGTCGAGTTCCACCGCGAGCATCTGTCCGATCCGCTCGAAGTCCTTCGTCGTCTCGGCGGTCGCGAGATCGCCGCAATGGCCGGTGCGATCCTCGCAGCCCGTATGGAAAAGATCCCGGTCCTGATCGACGGCTATGTCGCAACGGCGGCTGCCTCGATCCTGAAGGCGGCCAATCCTTCCGCGCTGGATCACTGCCTGATCGGCCACGTTTCGGGCGAGCCTGGTCATCTGCGTGCAATCGAACGCCTCGGCAAGACGCCGCTTCTGGCGCTTGGCATGCGGCTCGGTGAAGGCACTGGAGCCGCCCTCGCGGCCGGCATCGTCAAGGCTGCGGCGGCCTGCCATTCCGGCATGGCAACCTTCGAACAGGCTGGGGTATCCAACAAGTCGCATGAGTGA